The following coding sequences are from one Saprospiraceae bacterium window:
- a CDS encoding NAD-dependent epimerase/dehydratase family protein, producing the protein MSIKGSKIVVVGGAGFVGANLVRHLVDAGASQVIAIDNLLSAEKENVIQVPQVELRIGSISEDSVLSTLEDDIDYIFHLSTFHGNQSSIANPLVDHENNTLTTLKLLEHVKNFKKLKKLVYSSAGCSVAQKTFDTASATQEVEMTNIKHDSPYSISKIVGEFYCVYYYHQHQVPTVRARFQNVYGPGEVLGAGRWRGTPATVWRNVTPTFVFKALKGIPISLENGGIASRDFIYVDDICRGLIACALRGDAGETYNIASGVETTIKDLAEKILKLTGSHSAFEQLPKRSWDNSGKRFGSTSKSEEKLGFKAEVDLDSGLTQTIEWTKLNLPFIEKNMIKHKCHFNGEIF; encoded by the coding sequence ATGAGTATCAAAGGTTCTAAAATAGTTGTAGTAGGTGGGGCTGGATTTGTAGGAGCAAATCTGGTGCGACATTTGGTTGATGCCGGAGCATCGCAGGTAATTGCGATTGACAATTTGTTGTCTGCTGAAAAGGAGAATGTAATCCAAGTACCCCAAGTAGAGCTTCGCATTGGATCTATATCTGAAGATTCAGTTCTAAGTACATTGGAAGATGACATAGATTATATTTTCCATCTGTCCACTTTTCATGGTAATCAATCATCTATTGCGAATCCGCTGGTAGATCATGAGAACAACACACTCACTACACTTAAACTTTTAGAGCATGTAAAAAATTTCAAAAAACTCAAAAAGCTGGTGTACTCTTCAGCAGGTTGTTCTGTAGCACAAAAAACGTTTGACACAGCTAGCGCCACTCAAGAAGTAGAAATGACGAATATAAAGCATGATAGTCCATATTCTATTTCAAAAATTGTAGGCGAATTTTATTGTGTATATTATTATCATCAGCATCAAGTACCCACTGTTCGGGCAAGATTTCAAAATGTGTATGGACCGGGCGAAGTACTCGGTGCCGGGAGATGGAGGGGAACTCCTGCTACTGTCTGGAGGAATGTAACTCCTACATTTGTTTTTAAAGCACTGAAGGGCATTCCGATCAGTCTTGAAAATGGAGGAATAGCTTCCAGAGATTTTATTTATGTCGATGATATTTGCCGCGGTTTGATAGCATGTGCCCTTAGAGGTGATGCAGGCGAAACATACAATATTGCCTCAGGAGTAGAAACCACAATCAAAGATCTTGCAGAAAAAATTTTGAAACTAACGGGAAGCCATTCGGCTTTTGAACAGTTGCCAAAAAGAAGTTGGGATAATAGTGGAAAGAGATTTGGAAGTACTTCAAAATCAGAAGAGAAACTGGGATTTAAAGCAGAAGTAGACTTAGATTCCGGACTGACTCAAACAATAGAATGGACAAAATTAAATTTGCCTTTTATTGAGAAGAATATGATCAAGCATAAATGCCATTTTAACGGAGAAATATTTTAG